Proteins found in one Planococcus citri chromosome 2, ihPlaCitr1.1, whole genome shotgun sequence genomic segment:
- the LOC135837991 gene encoding protein croquemort-like — MYSNSVTARCLYYVCGNITFILGLFITLFWKPLFYSSFNSDLRLTSGSQNHKVWTENTVPIYTKIYMFNWTNPEQTLSKSEKANFTEMGPYIFRYTMKKSDTVWNKNDTVTFNLDRIWDFVPEMSNGNLSDSVTNINAVAISLGHRVKEFNSVGKLIMNQALRLIERQVYITKSVEELLFEGYRDQLLSVIDIFKKLGINTGSIPGRFGWYFNKNATADDRPIFNIHTGTDDLNLLGEVHSWNYKTECGVYSAQCDRVRGSLGDLWPKNAAEKQTASVFVPDFCGAIDLTKQGPRTLHGIETVRFVSTEKTFDNGVKNPKNSCYSKNTTVSIPYGVRDLSECVHGPIYASFPHFYSADHTYRLDINGMNPVAAKHQFSITLHKELGMLMEILGRLQINVKVEPYPGFGFFSDLPEIMVPTFWFEQYIEFPKDLEDQLTLLLNYAPILISLIGYVLIIAGVILIIVGYYCTKYYRESESFDELIFFDVLKR, encoded by the exons ATGTACTCCAATTCTGTAACTGCCAGATGCCTTTACTACGTATGTGGAAATATCACCTTCATCCTTGGACTTTTCATCACTTTGTTTTGGAAACCACTATTTTACAGTTCCTTTAATTCG gATCTCAGATTAACGAGTGGGTCTCAAAACCACAAAGTATGGACCGAAAACACTGTACCGATTTACACTAAAATTTATATGTTCAATTGGACCAATCCAGAGCAAACCTTGAGCAAGTCAGAGAAAGCTAATTTCACAGAAATGGGTCCATATATTTTTAG GTATACTATGAAGAAATCCGATACTGTTTGGAACAAGAACGATACAGTTACGTTCAACTTGGACAGAATATGGGACTTCGTACCGGAAATGTCCAATGGAAACCTTTCAGATAGTGTAACTAATATTAACGCTGTGGCTATA TCTCTCGGACACCGAGTGAAAGAATTCAACTCTGTTGGTAAATTGATCATGAACCAAGCTCTAAGACTGATCGAGCGGCAAGTATACATCACAAAATCAGTGGAGGAGCTTCTTTTCGAAGGCTATCGAGATCAATTGCTCTCAGTGATTGATATTTTCAAGAAACTAGGAATAAATACAGGTTCTATACCGGGTAGATTTGGATGGTATTTCAAC AAAAATGCCACAGCTGATGACAGGCCTATCTTCAACATTCATACGGGTACAGACGATCTCAACCTTTTGGGTGAAGTGCATTCGTGGAATTATAAAACCGAATGCGGCGTTTATTCCGCCCAATGCGATAGAGTACGAGGCTCACTGGGCGACCTTTGGCCCAAGAATGCAGCCGAAAAGCAAACAGCTTCCGTCTTCGTACCGGATTTCTGCGG AGCCATAGATTTAACCAAACAAGGCCCTCGTACATTACACGGCATAGAAACCGTACGTTTTGTTAGTACTGAAAAAACCTTCGACAATGGAGTCAAAAACCCGAAAAATAGTTGTTACAGCAAGAATACCACCGTCAGTATACCCTACGGCGTTCGAGACCTATCGGAATGCGTACACGGACCTATATACGCCTCGTTTCCACATTTCTACTCGGCCGATCATACCTACAGATTAGATATTAACGGTATGAATCCAGTGGCTGCAAAACACCAGTTCTCCATCACACTGCATAAG GAATTGGGAATGCTAATGGAGATACTAGGTCGATTACAAATAAACGTTAAAGTCGAACCTTATCCAGGATTTGG atTCTTCTcagatttaccagaaattatggTTCCTACTTTTTGGTTCGAGCAGTACATCGAATTTCCCAAGGACTTAGAAGATCAACTTACATTGCTCCTCAATTACGCTCCTATTCTGATATCACTTATCGGATACGTTCTCATTATCGCCGGTGTTATCCTAATAATTGTCGGATATTATTGTACAAAATATTATCGCGAATCTGAATCGTTCgatgagttaattttttttgacgttcTTAAAAGGTGA